GATAAAAACAAAAATGGTATTGTCGAAATATTTTTCTTTCGAAGCCGCCTCCATGAATTTCTGGAAACAGTAATCCGTATAACGGAATGCATTTACTTCCGGCAATGTTTCGAATCCGTATTTGCGGAGCGAATCCAGTGGCACATCGATCTTTTTGAATTCATGCTGGTCTTCTTCCGGGATCGTGTAAGGGCGATGGTTATCTGCGGTCTGGATCACGGCGAAGAAAGGCTTTGTCTGTTTTGCCAGCAGTTTGTTGGATTCAAGGAAGAGATTCTTATCGCTGATGCCCCATACGTCGATCTTGGGTGCGTCCCAGTCATCCTGCTCATGCAATTGCAGGTTATTGATATTGTTGGTGAGCAGTCCGCGCAGGTTGGCCCAGCTGGTGCTGCCGCCGATGAGATAGAATTTTTCGTAATTGGTGAAATCGTTGATGATGATATGCTGGTCAACTGCTGCCGGGTTGCGGCTGGCGGTTTTCGGCATCTCCACATCGGGCATACCGGTGAGTGTGGCCCAAACGCCGCGGGCAGTGCCATAAGTGGGCGTGAAGCAATGGTCGAAAAAGATGCCATTCCTGCTGATGCTGTCGAAGAACGGTGTTGTATTGAGCGGGTTACCCCACATAGAGCTCTTGTAACCACTGAACGATTCGCAGATCACCAGCACGATATTCGGTTGCGTATTGATGGCGCCTGCACGCGGAGCCACTACCCTTTCAAAATTCAGGGATGCAGTATTGGGATCGAGATTGTAATACTGTTTGATCACCGGGAACAGTTCTTCCACTTTTTTCTTGTCGAACTTATTGCCCCGGAATTTGAGCGTATTGAAAAATGATTCGAAGGGATTGAGTGAAACATTGGCCTTGTAATCACTGCCCAGCGCAAATGCATCGCTCCAGCGAAGCGGATACTGACTGAGCTTGCCGAACAGGAAGAAGCCGAAAACCAGGAAGCAAACCACAAAACTGGTAATGCGCAGGCGCTTGCCCACCGGTTGCTGACTGGCCTGTATCCTGCGCCAGGAGCGGCGGATCAGCCATACGATGAACCAGGTGCCGATAGCCAGTCCAAGTACCAGCCTGATCACCGGGTAACTCTGCCAGACCATACTGGTGCTGATACCGGCATCTTCCAGGTAATTGAGCACACTGGCATTGAGGCGCTGCACCAGGTAAGCATAATGCGCAAAATCTACCACAAAAAAGAATAATATGATCAGGGTAACGATGCTCAAAATCACATTCCACCATTTCTTTCCGAAACTGCTTTTGAAAGGATGTAACCAGGGTGTACTGCCCAGTACCAGCAGGATCAGCAGTACCAGGGAGATGATCCGGAGATCGTAACGGGCGCCCAGGAAGAAGGCATCTGCGAGCTGGCCGAGGCCATAGCCCTGCTTATTGAAGAAGAGGTACAGTCCCAGGCGCATCACCGTGAACAGTACAAAATAGATAAGCCCGATACTCAATATCCAGCGGATCAGGGCCGGTAACCGGCTGATTAATTGTTTCATAGAAAGAAAATAGGCGCTAAAATTATAGTTTTTATTTTTGTAGCTATGATTTTCGATCCCGGCAAGCTAACGTTAACATTCTGGCAACTCATTCAACCGGTAGATACCTGGCTGATAACACATATCAACCAGAACTGGGGAAATAAGTTCCTGGACACGGTTCTCCCCTATATGCGCGAGACATTTTTTTGGATCCCGCTCTATCTTTTCCTTTTGCTGTTCGTAACCATGAACTTCAAAGTGAAAGGCTGGTGGTGGTTTGCAGGCGCCATCATCACGGCGGCACTGGCGGATCTTCTGAGCAGCCAGATCATCAAACAGACC
This portion of the Pseudobacter ginsenosidimutans genome encodes:
- a CDS encoding LTA synthase family protein, producing MKQLISRLPALIRWILSIGLIYFVLFTVMRLGLYLFFNKQGYGLGQLADAFFLGARYDLRIISLVLLILLVLGSTPWLHPFKSSFGKKWWNVILSIVTLIILFFFVVDFAHYAYLVQRLNASVLNYLEDAGISTSMVWQSYPVIRLVLGLAIGTWFIVWLIRRSWRRIQASQQPVGKRLRITSFVVCFLVFGFFLFGKLSQYPLRWSDAFALGSDYKANVSLNPFESFFNTLKFRGNKFDKKKVEELFPVIKQYYNLDPNTASLNFERVVAPRAGAINTQPNIVLVICESFSGYKSSMWGNPLNTTPFFDSISRNGIFFDHCFTPTYGTARGVWATLTGMPDVEMPKTASRNPAAVDQHIIINDFTNYEKFYLIGGSTSWANLRGLLTNNINNLQLHEQDDWDAPKIDVWGISDKNLFLESNKLLAKQTKPFFAVIQTADNHRPYTIPEEDQHEFKKIDVPLDSLRKYGFETLPEVNAFRYTDYCFQKFMEAASKEKYFDNTIFVFIGDHGIPGNAGAMFPDAWTEQRLTAEHVPLLFYAPKLIQPRRVNNICSQMDVLPTIAGLTNTTYINSSLGKDLLDTTSKHFAFIFDPDNSMAGVVKGDYFYRTQLKTKKEEFVSVVNNDKPGNDSSVVAAKEQMRLLSQAIYESAKYLLLNNKKKLPQQQQP